In Helianthus annuus cultivar XRQ/B chromosome 9, HanXRQr2.0-SUNRISE, whole genome shotgun sequence, the following are encoded in one genomic region:
- the LOC110875001 gene encoding zinc finger protein BRUTUS-like At1g74770 produces the protein MSALDNDHGVYPSYRDSNESVFGCEHYKRNCKLVASCCNKLYTCRFCHDEANDHPMDRKATSMMMCMKCLIVQPIGPTCSTVSCNSLSMARYYCPICKLFDDERKIYHCPHCDLCRVGKGLGIDYFHCMNCNACLALSLAEHTCARNCLEDNCPICHECMFTSVTPVRVLPCGHMMHSSCFQEYTCSNYTCPICSKSLGDMQVYFGMLDTLLAEEEIPEEHLGRTEDIFCNDCEKRGTPPFHRLYHKCASCGSYNTRLI, from the exons ATGAG CGCGCTAGATAACGATCATGGTGTTTATCCATCTTATCGCGACTCTAACGAATCAGTATTTGGATGTGAacactacaagaggaactgcaAGCTTGTTGCTTCATGTTGCAACAAACTTTACACTTGCAGGTTTTGCCACGATGAAGCAAACGATCACCCAATGGATAG gaaaGCCACAAGCATGATGATGTGCATGAAATGCTTGATAGTTCAACCGATTGGTCCAACATGCTCAACCGTTTCTTGTAACAGCCTATCCATGGCTAGATACTACTGTCCCATCTGCAAACTGTTCGACGATGAGAG GAAAATCTACCACTGCCCACACTGTGACCTGTGCAGAGTGGGAAAAGGTTTGGGGATTGACTATTTCCATTGCATGAATTGCAATGCATGCTTGGCATTGTCACTTGCAGAGCATACCTGCGCTAGAAATTGTCTTGAAGATAACTGTCCGATATGCCATGAATGCATGTTCACATCCGTGACTCCTGTGAGGGTCCTTCCGTGTGGTCATATGATGCATTCGTCGTGTTTTCAG GAATACACTTGCTCAAACTATACTTGTCCCATATGCAGCAAGTCATTGGGGGATATGCAG GTATACTTTGGGATGTTGGACACATTGCTAGCTGAAGAGGAAATTCCTGAGGAGCATTTGGGCAGGACAGAG GACATTTTTTGCAATGATTGTGAGAAGAGAGGGACTCCACCCTTCCATCGGCTGTACCATAAATGCGCTAGTTGTGGGTCATACAACACCCGTCTTATCTGA